In a single window of the Drosophila miranda strain MSH22 chromosome XL, D.miranda_PacBio2.1, whole genome shotgun sequence genome:
- the LOC108165026 gene encoding uncharacterized protein LOC108165026, producing MSHSVTITRTTTSTTNTSYIVLNTGYLKSFPGILKLFELIIGAAIVGIVAYNYQGYRNYFYSGQQDLFLYLMATTFMIGTFCLLLACLTSLSTGGIIAKTIYELIYHSVAAILILAASICLLIRLRDVKHDGYMVAGVLGLVNAVLYFISAFLAHRSYRGI from the exons ATGTCGCACTCAGTGACCATTACACgtaccaccaccagcaccaccaaCACCTCGTACATCGTGCTCAACACGGGCTACCTGAAGTCCTTTCCGGGAATTCTGAAGCTCTTTGAGCTG ATCATTGGCGCTGCTATTGTGGGTATAGTGGCCTACAACTATCAGGGATACCGCAACTACTTTTATTCGGGACAGCAGGATCTGTTCCTCTACCTGATGGCCACCACGTTTATGATAGGGACGTTCTGCTTACTGCTCGCCTGCCTCACCTCCCTCAGCACGGGGGGCATCATCGCCAAGACGATTTAC GAGCTGATCTACCACAGCGTCGCTGCCATACTGATCCTGGCCGCATCCATCTGTCTGCTGATCCGGCTGCGCGATGTCAAGCACGACGGCTACATGGTGGCCGGTGTATTGGGTCTGGTCAATGCCGTTCTTTACTTCATCAGTGCCTTCCTGGCCCATCGGTCCTACCGCGGCATCTAA